The Oceanisphaera avium genome includes a region encoding these proteins:
- the flgH gene encoding flagellar basal body L-ring protein FlgH — MRKHITVISAVVIAGLSLAGCSSTPYTPKPDDPAFAPVIPSLSERQLEPNGSIFQESYANSLYSDVKAHSVGDIITVELAESTRAQKRATTQQGKDSSFNIGTPTLGGSALAVAGYPLSASMSSGNEFDGQANTNQSNSLQGSITVSVAQVLANGNLLVQGEKWIMLNTGEEYVRISGMIRPQDISSDNRIASNRVANSRIYYGGTGDFANTQTRGWLSKFFNSPWMP, encoded by the coding sequence ATGCGCAAACACATAACGGTAATAAGTGCAGTGGTGATTGCAGGCTTAAGTTTAGCCGGCTGCTCCAGCACGCCTTATACGCCTAAGCCTGACGATCCGGCGTTTGCGCCTGTTATTCCTAGCTTAAGTGAGCGCCAACTTGAGCCTAATGGTTCTATTTTTCAAGAAAGTTATGCCAACAGTTTGTACTCTGATGTAAAAGCGCACAGCGTAGGCGACATTATTACCGTGGAGCTGGCGGAGTCTACTCGTGCGCAAAAGCGCGCTACGACCCAGCAAGGTAAAGACTCCAGCTTTAATATTGGCACACCTACCTTGGGCGGCTCGGCGTTAGCGGTGGCGGGTTATCCACTTAGTGCTTCTATGTCGAGCGGCAATGAGTTTGATGGCCAAGCGAATACTAATCAAAGCAACAGCTTACAAGGCAGCATTACTGTAAGCGTGGCTCAGGTATTAGCTAACGGAAATTTACTGGTGCAGGGCGAAAAGTGGATCATGCTTAATACCGGTGAAGAATATGTACGCATTAGCGGCATGATACGCCCGCAAGATATTAGCTCAGATAACCGCATTGCCTCGAATCGCGTGGCTAACTCGCGTATTTATTACGGCGGTACCGGCGATTTTGCTAATACCCAAACCCGCGGCTGGTTATCTAAGTTCTTTAATAGCCCGTGGATGCCTTAG
- the flgG gene encoding flagellar basal-body rod protein FlgG, giving the protein MNPALWISKTGLDAQQTNISVTSNNLANASTVGFKKGRAIFEDLLYQNIHQPGGRASADTNLPSGLMLGAGSKVVATQKTFTQGSVQTTDNALDVMIDGRGFFEVLLPDGTTSYTRNGQFALNEEGVIVTPGNGYPLQPEMQIPENAQSISVGTNGEVSVQMAGQAEAQIIGQLIITDFANPAGLQPKGENLYLETQSSGAAMQGIAGADGYGTIKQGMLETSNVNVTEELVNLIQAQRVYEMNSKVISSVDDMLAYINQQL; this is encoded by the coding sequence ATGAACCCAGCATTATGGATCAGTAAAACCGGTTTAGACGCTCAGCAGACCAATATTTCGGTCACCTCAAATAACTTAGCGAACGCCAGCACCGTGGGCTTTAAAAAAGGCCGAGCGATTTTTGAAGACTTGCTCTATCAAAATATTCACCAGCCCGGTGGCCGAGCCTCAGCCGATACCAACTTACCCTCCGGCTTAATGTTAGGTGCCGGTAGTAAAGTGGTTGCTACGCAAAAAACCTTTACCCAAGGTAGCGTGCAAACCACAGATAACGCGCTGGATGTGATGATTGATGGCCGTGGCTTTTTTGAAGTATTGCTACCCGATGGCACCACCAGTTATACCCGAAATGGTCAGTTTGCGCTGAACGAAGAGGGCGTGATTGTTACTCCAGGTAACGGTTATCCGCTACAGCCAGAAATGCAAATTCCTGAGAACGCGCAAAGCATTAGTGTAGGGACTAACGGTGAAGTCTCGGTGCAAATGGCCGGCCAAGCCGAGGCCCAAATCATTGGTCAGTTAATTATTACCGACTTTGCTAACCCTGCGGGTTTACAGCCAAAGGGTGAAAACTTGTATTTAGAAACCCAGTCCAGTGGTGCTGCGATGCAAGGCATTGCCGGTGCTGATGGTTACGGCACCATTAAGCAGGGCATGTTAGAAACCTCTAACGTTAACGTGACCGAAGAATTAGTGAACCTTATTCAAGCGCAGCGCGTGTATGAGATGAACTCTAAGGTGATTTCATCGGTAGATGACATGCTGGCGTATATTAACCAGCAGTTGTAA